The nucleotide window ATCACCATCGCCTTTGCGTCCCAAGAATCCTCCGAGATTCGCGACCGCCCGCCAGAACGCGCGCGAGGTCAACGTGGCTTCAGGCTGACGCAGTCGGTCAGCGATCACCTGACAGAGCGGCTCGGGGATCAACTGGCAAGCCAGTTGATCCCCGTCTCGACGCGAC belongs to Deinococcus ruber and includes:
- a CDS encoding IS4 family transposase, whose translation is SRRDGDQLACQLIPEPLCQVIADRLRQPEATLTSRAFWRAVANLGGFLGRKGDGDPGWQTLWKGWRRLLDLTWSTLSQTLSP